In Pongo abelii isolate AG06213 chromosome 15, NHGRI_mPonAbe1-v2.0_pri, whole genome shotgun sequence, a single window of DNA contains:
- the CARMIL3 gene encoding capping protein, Arp2/3 and myosin-I linker protein 3 isoform X4 produces the protein MAKPSVELTRELQDSIRRCLSQGAVLQQHHVKLETKPKKFEDRVLALTSWRLHLFPLKVPAKVESSFNVLEIRAFNTLSQNQILVETERGMVSMRLPSAESVDQVTRHVSSALSKVCPGPGCLIRRGNADTPEGPRDTSPNSETSTSTTHSVCGGFSETYAALCDYNGLHCREEVQWDVDTIYHAEDNREFNLLDFSHLESRDLALMVAALAYNQWFSKLYCKDLRLGSEVLEQVLHTLSKSGSLKELVLDNAGLKTDFVQKLAGVFGENGSCVLHALTLSHNPIEDKGFLSLSQQLLCFPTGLTKLCLAKTAISPRGLQALGQTFGANPAFASSLRYLDLSKNPGLLATDEANALYSFLAQPNALVHLDLSGTDCVIDLLLGALLHGCCSHLTYLNLARNSCSHRKGREAPPAFKQFFSSAYTLSHVNLSATKLPLEALRALLQGLSLNSHLSDLHLDLSSCELRSAGAQALQEQLGAVTCVGSLDLSDNGFDSDLLTLVPALGKNKSLKHLFLGKNFNVKAKTLEEILHKLVQLIQEEDCSLQSLSVADSRLKLRTSILINALGSNTCLAKVDLSGNGMEDIGAKMLSKALQINSSLRTILWDRNNTSALGFLDIARALESNHTLRFMSFPVSDISQAYRSAPERTEDVWQKIQWCLVRNNHSQTCPQEQAFRLQQGLVTSSAEQMLQRLCGRVQEEVRALRLCPLEPVQDELLYARDLIKDAKNSRALFPSLYELGHVLANDGPVRQRLESVASEVSKAVDKELQVILESMVSLTQELCPVAMRVAEGHNKMLSNVAERVTVPRNFIRGTLLEQAGQDIQNKLDEVKLSVVTYLTNSIVDEILQELYHSHKSLARHLTQLRTLSDPPGCPGQGQDLSSRGRGRNHDHEETTDDELGTNIDTMAIKKQKRCRKIRPVSAFISGSPQDMESQLGNLGIPPGWFSGLGGSQPTASGSWEGLSELPTHGYKLRHQTQGRPRPPRTTPPGPGRPSMPAPGTRQENGMATRLDEGLEDFFSRRVMEESSSYPRTLRTVRPGLSEAPLPPLQKKRRRGLFHFRRPQSFKGDRGPGSPTTGLLLPPPPPPPPTQESPPSPDTPSLGNNSSPCWSPEEESSLLPGFGGGRGPSFRRKMGTEGSEPGEGGPAPGTAQQPRVHGVALPGLERAKGWSFDGKREGPGPDQEGSTQAWQKRRSSDDAGPGSWKPPPPPQSTKPSFSAMRRAEATWHIAEESAPNHSCQSPSPASQDGEEEKEGTLFPERTLPARNAKLQDPALAPRPPKPVAVPRGHRPPQEPGVREEAEAGDAAPGVNKPRLRLSSQQDQEEPEVQGPPDPGRRTAPLKPKRTRRAQSCDKLEPDRRRPPDPTGTSEPGTD, from the exons ATGGCCAAGCCCAGCGTGGAGCTCACCCGCGAGTTGCAAG ACAGCATCCGGAGGTGCCTGAGCCAAGGGGCCGTGCTCCAACAACATCATGTGAAGTTGGAGACAAAGCCCAAGAAGTTTGAGGACCGAGTGCTG GCCCTGACCTCCTGGCGCCTCCACCTCTTCCCCCTTAAAGTCCCGGCCAAG GTGGAGAGCTCCTTCAATGTCCTGGAGATCCGTGCCTTCAACACTCTCAGTCAGAACCAG ATCCTGGTGGAGACGGAGCGTGGCATGGTGAGCATGCGACTGCCATCAGCTGAAAGTGTGGACCAGGTGACACGACATGTGAGCTCTGCCCTGTCCAAGGTCTGCCCTGGCCCTGG GTGTTTGATCCGGCGTGGAAACGCAGACACCCCAGAGGGGCCCCGAGATACATCCCCCAACTCTGAGACTTCCACATCTACCACCCACAGTGTCTGCG GTGGCTTCTCTGAGACCTACGCTGCTCTGTGTGACTACAATGGGCTACACTGCCGTGAGGAGGTTCAATGG GATGTGGACACCATCTACCATGCTGAAGATAACCGCGAGTTCAATCTTTTGGATTTCAGCCACTTGGAGAGCCG AGACTTGGCCCTAATGGTAGCAGCCCTGGCCTACAACCAGTGGTTCAGCAAACTCTACTGCAAGGACTTGCGGCTG GGCTCTGAAGTGCTAGAACAGGTGCTACATACCCTAAGCAAGTCGGGGAGCCTCAAAGAGCTGGTGCTGGACAACGCCGGGCTTAAGAC GGACTTTGTCCAGAAGCTGGCCGGGGTGTTTGGGGAGAACGGGAGCTGTGTGCTGCATGCCCTCACTCTGTCCCACAACCCCATCGAAGACAAGG GTTTTCTCAGTCTGAGCCAGCAGCTCCTCTGCTTCCCCACTGGCCTCACCaaactgtgcctggccaagactgcCATTTCCCCTCGAG GGCTCCAGGCACTCGGCCAGACCTTCGGGGCCAACCCAGCATTTGCCAGCTCCCTTCGATACCTGGACCTGAGCAAGAATCCTGGGCTCCTCGCCACGGATGAGGCCAAT GCCCTCTACAGTTTCCTGGCCCAACCCAATGCCCTGGTGCACCTGGACCTGTCAGGAACTGACTGCGTCATCGACTTG CTTCTCGGTGCCCTGCTCCACGGCTGCTGCTCCCACCTCACCTACCTCAACCTGGCTCGCAACAGCTGCTCCCACag GAAGGGTCGAGAGGCCCCCCCGGCCTTCAAGCAGTTCTTCAGCAGCGCCTACACACTGAGCCACGTCAACCTGTCGGCCACAAAGCTGCCCCTGGAGGCCCTCAG GGCGCTGCTTCAGGGCCTCTCCCTCAACAGTCACCTCAGTGACCTGCACCTGGATCTCAGCAGCTGTGAG CTCCGCTCAGCGGGAGCCCAAGCCTTGCAGGAGCAGCTGGGAGCTGTCACCTGTGTAGGCAGCTTGGATCTGTCAGACAATG GGTTCGACTCGGACCTCCTGACATTGGTGCCCGCACTTGGCAAGAACAAGTCCCTCAAGCACCTGTTTTTGGGCAAGAACTTCAATGTCAAGGCCAA GACCCTGGAGGAGATCCTCCACAAGCTGGTGCAGCTGATCCAGGAAGAGGACTGT TCCCTGCAGTCACTGTCGGTGGCAGACTCCCGGCTGAAGCTTCGCACCAGCATCCTCATCAACGCCCTGGGCAGCAACACCTGCCTGGCCAAGGTGGATCTGAGCGGCAATGGCATGGAGGACATCGGGGCCAAGATGCTGTCTAAGGCCCTGCAGATAAACTCCTCCCTCAG AACTATCCTATGGGATCGGAACAATACATCTGCCCTGGGCTTCCTGGACATTGCAAGGGCCCTGGAGAG CAACCACACGCTGCGCTTCATGTCCTTCCCCGTGAGCGACATCTCCCAAGCCTATCGCAGCGCCCCTGAGCGCACCGAGGACGTCTGGCAGAAG atccaatggtgcttagTGAGGAACAACCACTCCCAGACGTGCCCCCAGGAGCAGGCCTTCAGGTTGCAGCAGGGCCTGGTGACCAGCAGCGCCGAGCAA atgCTGCAGCGGCTGTGTGGACGAGTGCAGGAGGAGGTGCGGGCCCTGAGACTGTGCCCCCTGGAGCCCGTGCAGGATGAGCTACTCTACGCTCGGGACCTCATCAAAGATGCCAAGAACTCCCGGGCG CTGTTTCCCAGCCTCTATGAGCTGGGCCACGTGCTGGCCAATGACGGGCCTGTGCGGCAGAGGCTGGAATCAGTAGCAAGTGAGGTGTCCAAAGCTGTGGACAAGGAGCTGCAG GTGATCCTGGAGTCCATGGTCAGCCTGACACAGGAGTTATGCCCTGTGGCCATGCGGGTGGCCGAGGGACACAACAAGATGCTGAGCAATGTGGCGGAGCGTGTCACTGTGCCCCGGAACTTCATCCGAGGGACACTGCTGGAGCAAGCAGGACAGGACATTCAGAACAAGCTGGA CGAAGTGAAGCTCTCAGTCGTCACCTACCTAACCAACTCCATAGTGGATGAGATCCTGCAAGAGCTCTACCATTCCCACAAGAGCCTG GCCCGGCACCTGACCCAGCTAAGGACGCTGTCAGATCCACCAGGGTGCCCAGGCCAAGGGCAAGATCTGTCCTCCCGGGGCCGAGGCCGGAACCATGACCATGAGGAGACCACAGATGATGAACTTGGGACCAACATT GACACCATGGCCATCAAAAAGCAGAAACGCTGCCGCAAGATCCGGCCGGTGTCTGCCTTCATCA GCGGGAGCCCTCAGGACATGGAAAGCCAACTGGGGAACCTGGGGATCCCCCCTGGCTGGTTCTCAGGACTCGGGGGCAGCCAGCCCACAGCTAGTGGCTCCTGGGAAGGTCTCTCTGAGCTGCCCACTCATGGTTACAAACTAAGGCATCAAACACAAGGGAGGCCCCGCCCCCCCAGGACCACACCTCCAGGACCTGGTCGACCCAGT atgccagcacctggGACTCGTCAGGAGAATGGGATGGCCACCCGCCTGGATGAAGGGCTGGAGGACTTCTTCAGCCGAAGGGTCATGGAGGAAAGTTCTAG CTACCCCCGGACTCTGAGGACCGTGCGGCCAGGACTCTCGGAGGCACCGCTGCCTCCACTCCAGAAGAAGAGGCGCCGGGGCCTGTTTCACTTTCGCCGGCCCCAGAGCTTCAAGGGGGACAGGGGGCCGGGGTCCCCCACCACTGgactcctcctccctccacccccaccccctcccccgaCTCAGGAGAGCCCCCCTAGCCCAGACACCCCAAGCCTCGGCAATAACTCCTCTCCCTGCTGGAGCCCAGAGGAGGAGAGCAGCCTCCTCCCTGGATTTGGTGGGGGCCGGGGCCCTTCCTTCCGCAGGAAGATG GGCACTGAGGGGTCAGAGCCAGGGGAGGGGGGCCCAGCCCCTGGGACAGCACAGCAGCCAAGGGTTCACGGTGTTGCCCTTCCCGGGTTGGAAAGAGCCAAGGGTTGGAGCTTCGATGGGAAACGAGAG GGCCCAGGCCCAGACCAGGAGGGCAGCACCCAGGCCTGGCAGAAACGGCGCTCTTCAGACGACGCAG GGCCTGGATCCTGGAAGCCCCCACCACCGCCCCAAAGCACCAAACCAAGCTTCAGCGCCATGCGCAGAGCAGAGGCCACGTGGCACATAG CTGAAGAGAGTGCCCCCAACCACAGCTGCCAGagtcccagcccagcctcccaagatggggaagaggagaaggaggggacCCTCTTCCCAGAGAGGACACTTCCAGCTAGGAATGCTAAG CTACAGGACCCCGCTCTAGCTCCACGGCCTCCCAAGCCAGTGGCTGTGCCCAGGGGCCACCGGCCTCCCCAGGAGCCAGGGGtcagggaggaggctgaggctggagatgcAGCTCCAGGAGTCAACAAACCCCGGCTGAGGCTGAGCTCACAGCAAGACCAAGAGGAGCCCGAAGTCCAAG GGCCTCCTGATCCAGGCCGGCGGACTGCCCCACTGAAGCCCAAGAGGACACGGCGGGCACAGTCCTGTGACAAGCTGGAACCTGATAGAAGACGGCCTCCTGACCCCACAG GAACCAGTGAGCCAGGAACAGACTGA
- the CARMIL3 gene encoding capping protein, Arp2/3 and myosin-I linker protein 3 isoform X3: protein MAKPSVELTRELQDSIRRCLSQGAVLQQHHVKLETKPKKFEDRVLALTSWRLHLFPLKVPAKVESSFNVLEIRAFNTLSQNQILVETERGMVSMRLPSAESVDQVTRHVSSALSKVCPGPGCLIRRGNADTPEGPRDTSPNSETSTSTTHSVCGGFSETYAALCDYNGLHCREEVQWDVDTIYHAEDNREFNLLDFSHLESRDLALMVAALAYNQWFSKLYCKDLRLGSEVLEQVLHTLSKSGSLKELVLDNAGLKTDFVQKLAGVFGENGSCVLHALTLSHNPIEDKGFLSLSQQLLCFPTGLTKLCLAKTAISPRGLQALGQTFGANPAFASSLRYLDLSKNPGLLATDEANALYSFLAQPNALVHLDLSGTDCVIDLLLGALLHGCCSHLTYLNLARNSCSHRKGREAPPAFKQFFSSAYTLSHVNLSATKLPLEALRALLQGLSLNSHLSDLHLDLSSCELRSAGAQALQEQLGAVTCVGSLDLSDNGFDSDLLTLVPALGKNKSLKHLFLGKNFNVKAKTLEEILHKLVQLIQEEDCSLQSLSVADSRLKLRTSILINALGSNTCLAKVDLSGNGMEDIGAKMLSKALQINSSLRTILWDRNNTSALGFLDIARALESNHTLRFMSFPVSDISQAYRSAPERTEDVWQKIQWCLVRNNHSQTCPQEQAFRLQQGLVTSSAEQMLQRLCGRVQEEVRALRLCPLEPVQDELLYARDLIKDAKNSRALFPSLYELGHVLANDGPVRQRLESVASEVSKAVDKELQVILESMVSLTQELCPVAMRVAEGHNKMLSNVAERVTVPRNFIRGTLLEQAGQDIQNKLDEVKLSVVTYLTNSIVDEILQELYHSHKSLARHLTQLRTLSDPPGCPGQGQDLSSRGRGRNHDHEETTDDELGTNIDTMAIKKQKRCRKIRPVSAFISGSPQDMESQLGNLGIPPGWFSGLGGSQPTASGSWEGLSELPTHGYKLRHQTQGRPRPPRTTPPGPGRPSQMPAPGTRQENGMATRLDEGLEDFFSRRVMEESSSYPRTLRTVRPGLSEAPLPPLQKKRRRGLFHFRRPQSFKGDRGPGSPTTGLLLPPPPPPPPTQESPPSPDTPSLGNNSSPCWSPEEESSLLPGFGGGRGPSFRRKMGTEGSEPGEGGPAPGTAQQPRVHGVALPGLERAKGWSFDGKREGPGPDQEGSTQAWQKRRSSDDAGPGSWKPPPPPQSTKPSFSAMRRAEATWHIAEESAPNHSCQSPSPASQDGEEEKEGTLFPERTLPARNAKLQDPALAPRPPKPVAVPRGHRPPQEPGVREEAEAGDAAPGVNKPRLRLSSQQDQEEPEVQGPPDPGRRTAPLKPKRTRRAQSCDKLEPDRRRPPDPTGTSEPGTD, encoded by the exons ATGGCCAAGCCCAGCGTGGAGCTCACCCGCGAGTTGCAAG ACAGCATCCGGAGGTGCCTGAGCCAAGGGGCCGTGCTCCAACAACATCATGTGAAGTTGGAGACAAAGCCCAAGAAGTTTGAGGACCGAGTGCTG GCCCTGACCTCCTGGCGCCTCCACCTCTTCCCCCTTAAAGTCCCGGCCAAG GTGGAGAGCTCCTTCAATGTCCTGGAGATCCGTGCCTTCAACACTCTCAGTCAGAACCAG ATCCTGGTGGAGACGGAGCGTGGCATGGTGAGCATGCGACTGCCATCAGCTGAAAGTGTGGACCAGGTGACACGACATGTGAGCTCTGCCCTGTCCAAGGTCTGCCCTGGCCCTGG GTGTTTGATCCGGCGTGGAAACGCAGACACCCCAGAGGGGCCCCGAGATACATCCCCCAACTCTGAGACTTCCACATCTACCACCCACAGTGTCTGCG GTGGCTTCTCTGAGACCTACGCTGCTCTGTGTGACTACAATGGGCTACACTGCCGTGAGGAGGTTCAATGG GATGTGGACACCATCTACCATGCTGAAGATAACCGCGAGTTCAATCTTTTGGATTTCAGCCACTTGGAGAGCCG AGACTTGGCCCTAATGGTAGCAGCCCTGGCCTACAACCAGTGGTTCAGCAAACTCTACTGCAAGGACTTGCGGCTG GGCTCTGAAGTGCTAGAACAGGTGCTACATACCCTAAGCAAGTCGGGGAGCCTCAAAGAGCTGGTGCTGGACAACGCCGGGCTTAAGAC GGACTTTGTCCAGAAGCTGGCCGGGGTGTTTGGGGAGAACGGGAGCTGTGTGCTGCATGCCCTCACTCTGTCCCACAACCCCATCGAAGACAAGG GTTTTCTCAGTCTGAGCCAGCAGCTCCTCTGCTTCCCCACTGGCCTCACCaaactgtgcctggccaagactgcCATTTCCCCTCGAG GGCTCCAGGCACTCGGCCAGACCTTCGGGGCCAACCCAGCATTTGCCAGCTCCCTTCGATACCTGGACCTGAGCAAGAATCCTGGGCTCCTCGCCACGGATGAGGCCAAT GCCCTCTACAGTTTCCTGGCCCAACCCAATGCCCTGGTGCACCTGGACCTGTCAGGAACTGACTGCGTCATCGACTTG CTTCTCGGTGCCCTGCTCCACGGCTGCTGCTCCCACCTCACCTACCTCAACCTGGCTCGCAACAGCTGCTCCCACag GAAGGGTCGAGAGGCCCCCCCGGCCTTCAAGCAGTTCTTCAGCAGCGCCTACACACTGAGCCACGTCAACCTGTCGGCCACAAAGCTGCCCCTGGAGGCCCTCAG GGCGCTGCTTCAGGGCCTCTCCCTCAACAGTCACCTCAGTGACCTGCACCTGGATCTCAGCAGCTGTGAG CTCCGCTCAGCGGGAGCCCAAGCCTTGCAGGAGCAGCTGGGAGCTGTCACCTGTGTAGGCAGCTTGGATCTGTCAGACAATG GGTTCGACTCGGACCTCCTGACATTGGTGCCCGCACTTGGCAAGAACAAGTCCCTCAAGCACCTGTTTTTGGGCAAGAACTTCAATGTCAAGGCCAA GACCCTGGAGGAGATCCTCCACAAGCTGGTGCAGCTGATCCAGGAAGAGGACTGT TCCCTGCAGTCACTGTCGGTGGCAGACTCCCGGCTGAAGCTTCGCACCAGCATCCTCATCAACGCCCTGGGCAGCAACACCTGCCTGGCCAAGGTGGATCTGAGCGGCAATGGCATGGAGGACATCGGGGCCAAGATGCTGTCTAAGGCCCTGCAGATAAACTCCTCCCTCAG AACTATCCTATGGGATCGGAACAATACATCTGCCCTGGGCTTCCTGGACATTGCAAGGGCCCTGGAGAG CAACCACACGCTGCGCTTCATGTCCTTCCCCGTGAGCGACATCTCCCAAGCCTATCGCAGCGCCCCTGAGCGCACCGAGGACGTCTGGCAGAAG atccaatggtgcttagTGAGGAACAACCACTCCCAGACGTGCCCCCAGGAGCAGGCCTTCAGGTTGCAGCAGGGCCTGGTGACCAGCAGCGCCGAGCAA atgCTGCAGCGGCTGTGTGGACGAGTGCAGGAGGAGGTGCGGGCCCTGAGACTGTGCCCCCTGGAGCCCGTGCAGGATGAGCTACTCTACGCTCGGGACCTCATCAAAGATGCCAAGAACTCCCGGGCG CTGTTTCCCAGCCTCTATGAGCTGGGCCACGTGCTGGCCAATGACGGGCCTGTGCGGCAGAGGCTGGAATCAGTAGCAAGTGAGGTGTCCAAAGCTGTGGACAAGGAGCTGCAG GTGATCCTGGAGTCCATGGTCAGCCTGACACAGGAGTTATGCCCTGTGGCCATGCGGGTGGCCGAGGGACACAACAAGATGCTGAGCAATGTGGCGGAGCGTGTCACTGTGCCCCGGAACTTCATCCGAGGGACACTGCTGGAGCAAGCAGGACAGGACATTCAGAACAAGCTGGA CGAAGTGAAGCTCTCAGTCGTCACCTACCTAACCAACTCCATAGTGGATGAGATCCTGCAAGAGCTCTACCATTCCCACAAGAGCCTG GCCCGGCACCTGACCCAGCTAAGGACGCTGTCAGATCCACCAGGGTGCCCAGGCCAAGGGCAAGATCTGTCCTCCCGGGGCCGAGGCCGGAACCATGACCATGAGGAGACCACAGATGATGAACTTGGGACCAACATT GACACCATGGCCATCAAAAAGCAGAAACGCTGCCGCAAGATCCGGCCGGTGTCTGCCTTCATCA GCGGGAGCCCTCAGGACATGGAAAGCCAACTGGGGAACCTGGGGATCCCCCCTGGCTGGTTCTCAGGACTCGGGGGCAGCCAGCCCACAGCTAGTGGCTCCTGGGAAGGTCTCTCTGAGCTGCCCACTCATGGTTACAAACTAAGGCATCAAACACAAGGGAGGCCCCGCCCCCCCAGGACCACACCTCCAGGACCTGGTCGACCCAGT cagatgccagcacctggGACTCGTCAGGAGAATGGGATGGCCACCCGCCTGGATGAAGGGCTGGAGGACTTCTTCAGCCGAAGGGTCATGGAGGAAAGTTCTAG CTACCCCCGGACTCTGAGGACCGTGCGGCCAGGACTCTCGGAGGCACCGCTGCCTCCACTCCAGAAGAAGAGGCGCCGGGGCCTGTTTCACTTTCGCCGGCCCCAGAGCTTCAAGGGGGACAGGGGGCCGGGGTCCCCCACCACTGgactcctcctccctccacccccaccccctcccccgaCTCAGGAGAGCCCCCCTAGCCCAGACACCCCAAGCCTCGGCAATAACTCCTCTCCCTGCTGGAGCCCAGAGGAGGAGAGCAGCCTCCTCCCTGGATTTGGTGGGGGCCGGGGCCCTTCCTTCCGCAGGAAGATG GGCACTGAGGGGTCAGAGCCAGGGGAGGGGGGCCCAGCCCCTGGGACAGCACAGCAGCCAAGGGTTCACGGTGTTGCCCTTCCCGGGTTGGAAAGAGCCAAGGGTTGGAGCTTCGATGGGAAACGAGAG GGCCCAGGCCCAGACCAGGAGGGCAGCACCCAGGCCTGGCAGAAACGGCGCTCTTCAGACGACGCAG GGCCTGGATCCTGGAAGCCCCCACCACCGCCCCAAAGCACCAAACCAAGCTTCAGCGCCATGCGCAGAGCAGAGGCCACGTGGCACATAG CTGAAGAGAGTGCCCCCAACCACAGCTGCCAGagtcccagcccagcctcccaagatggggaagaggagaaggaggggacCCTCTTCCCAGAGAGGACACTTCCAGCTAGGAATGCTAAG CTACAGGACCCCGCTCTAGCTCCACGGCCTCCCAAGCCAGTGGCTGTGCCCAGGGGCCACCGGCCTCCCCAGGAGCCAGGGGtcagggaggaggctgaggctggagatgcAGCTCCAGGAGTCAACAAACCCCGGCTGAGGCTGAGCTCACAGCAAGACCAAGAGGAGCCCGAAGTCCAAG GGCCTCCTGATCCAGGCCGGCGGACTGCCCCACTGAAGCCCAAGAGGACACGGCGGGCACAGTCCTGTGACAAGCTGGAACCTGATAGAAGACGGCCTCCTGACCCCACAG GAACCAGTGAGCCAGGAACAGACTGA